A window of Polaromonas hydrogenivorans contains these coding sequences:
- a CDS encoding isovaleryl-CoA dehydrogenase yields MTNMPGLNFQLGEDIDALRDAVRDFAQAEIAPRATEIDKSDQFPMDLWEKMGALGVLGITVGEEYGGAGMGYLAHMIAMEEISRASASVGLSYGAHSNLCVNQIKRNGSEAQRQKYLPKLISGEHVGALAMSEPGAGSDVISMKLKAEDKGGYYLLNGSKMWITNGPDADTLVVYAKTEPELGARGVTAFLIEKGMPGFSVAQKLDKLGMRGSHTGELVFQNVEVPEQNILGNLNGGAKVLMSGLDYERAVLTGGPLGIMQSVMDNVLPYIHDRKQFGQSIGEFQLIQGKVADMYTVLQAGRSFAYTVAKNLDMLGTDHVRQVRKDCASVILWCAEQATKMAGDGIQIYGGNGYINEYPLGRLWRDAKLYEIGAGTSEIRRMLIGRELFAETC; encoded by the coding sequence ATGACCAACATGCCCGGACTCAACTTTCAACTCGGCGAAGACATCGACGCCCTGCGCGACGCGGTGCGCGATTTTGCGCAAGCTGAAATCGCGCCGCGCGCCACCGAGATTGACAAGAGCGACCAGTTCCCGATGGACCTGTGGGAAAAGATGGGCGCGCTCGGCGTGCTGGGCATCACGGTGGGCGAAGAATATGGCGGCGCCGGCATGGGCTACCTGGCGCACATGATCGCGATGGAAGAAATCAGCCGCGCCAGCGCCTCGGTCGGCCTGTCGTATGGCGCGCACAGCAACCTGTGCGTCAACCAGATCAAGCGCAACGGCAGCGAGGCGCAGCGCCAGAAATACCTGCCCAAGCTGATTTCCGGCGAGCATGTCGGCGCGCTGGCCATGAGTGAGCCGGGCGCGGGCAGCGACGTGATCTCGATGAAGCTCAAGGCCGAGGACAAGGGCGGTTATTACCTGCTCAACGGCAGCAAGATGTGGATCACCAACGGCCCCGACGCCGACACGCTGGTGGTGTATGCCAAGACCGAGCCCGAACTGGGCGCGCGCGGCGTCACCGCCTTTTTGATCGAAAAAGGCATGCCCGGATTTTCCGTCGCGCAAAAGCTCGACAAGCTCGGCATGCGCGGCAGCCACACCGGCGAGCTGGTGTTCCAGAACGTCGAAGTGCCCGAGCAGAACATCCTGGGCAACCTGAACGGCGGCGCGAAGGTTCTCATGAGCGGCCTGGACTACGAGCGCGCCGTGCTGACGGGCGGGCCGCTCGGCATCATGCAGTCGGTCATGGACAACGTGCTGCCCTACATCCACGACCGCAAGCAGTTCGGCCAGAGCATCGGCGAGTTCCAGCTGATTCAGGGCAAGGTCGCCGACATGTACACCGTGCTGCAGGCCGGGCGCTCGTTTGCCTACACCGTGGCCAAGAACCTGGACATGCTGGGCACGGACCATGTGCGCCAGGTGCGCAAGGACTGCGCTTCAGTCATCCTCTGGTGCGCCGAGCAGGCGACCAAGATGGCTGGCGACGGCATCCAGATTTACGGCGGCAACGGCTACATCAATGAATATCCGCTGGGCCGCCTGTGGCGCGATGCCAAGCTCTACGAAATCGGCGCCGGCACCAGCGAAATCCGCCGCATGCTGATTGGCCGCGAACTGTTCGCCGAAACCTGCTGA
- a CDS encoding MerR family transcriptional regulator, giving the protein MATTYTISDLAKEFDLTTRAMRFYEDMGLLQPEREGPGGRNRVYSARDRTRLKLTLRAKRLGLSLTEAKEIIDSYDSPRDTAPQLKKFLAILADHRKKLEDQLVDLQANLDEIRTHEKEARVLLLKAEKLK; this is encoded by the coding sequence ATGGCCACTACCTACACCATCAGCGACCTCGCCAAAGAGTTTGACCTGACCACCCGCGCCATGCGCTTTTACGAGGACATGGGTTTGCTGCAGCCCGAGCGCGAAGGGCCGGGCGGTCGCAACCGCGTGTATTCGGCGCGCGACCGCACGCGCCTCAAGCTCACGCTGCGCGCCAAGCGCCTGGGGCTGTCGCTCACCGAGGCCAAGGAAATCATCGATTCCTATGACAGTCCGCGCGACACGGCTCCGCAACTGAAGAAATTCCTGGCCATTTTGGCCGACCACCGCAAGAAGCTCGAAGACCAGCTGGTGGACTTGCAGGCCAATCTGGATGAAATTCGCACCCACGAAAAAGAAGCCCGGGTGCTGCTGCTCAAGGCTGAAAAATTAAAATAG
- a CDS encoding PaaI family thioesterase — MNAATAPSELFQRIEASFLRQGLMRHLGARLVRVEPGLCEVALPYSERINQQQGGFHGGAMGALADIAGGYAAMTQVPEGAEVTTVEYKINFLAGFKGGELRAVGRVTRAGKRIIVTTAEVTHLDASGKESACALMQQTIAPVTKTY, encoded by the coding sequence ATGAATGCAGCCACCGCGCCGTCAGAGCTGTTCCAGCGCATCGAAGCGAGTTTTTTACGCCAGGGGCTGATGCGGCACCTGGGCGCGCGGCTGGTGCGGGTCGAGCCCGGCCTGTGCGAGGTGGCGCTGCCGTATTCGGAACGCATCAACCAGCAGCAGGGCGGCTTTCATGGCGGCGCCATGGGCGCGCTGGCCGACATTGCCGGCGGTTATGCGGCCATGACGCAGGTGCCTGAAGGTGCCGAAGTCACCACGGTCGAGTACAAAATCAATTTCCTGGCCGGCTTCAAGGGCGGCGAGCTGCGCGCCGTGGGCCGCGTCACCCGGGCCGGAAAGCGCATCATCGTGACCACGGCCGAGGTCACGCACCTGGATGCCAGCGGCAAGGAAAGCGCCTGCGCGCTGATGCAGCAAACCATCGCGCCCGTGACCAAAACCTATTGA
- the can gene encoding carbonate dehydratase, with protein sequence MTTSLQHLLDNNCCWAARMEQQRPDFFSRLVDQQTPKYLWIGCSDSRVPANEIIALDPGEVFVHRNIANVVVHSDLNALSVIQYAVDHLKVEHIMVVGHYGCGGVLAALRGTRVGLADNWLRHVYDVKLRHRQRLDHLPVAEQEDVLCEMNVIEQVGNVAMSNVMQDAWSRGQKVEVHGWCYGLKDGLVKDMGVSMRGADEVVDVFRDALKRYPRG encoded by the coding sequence ATGACTACATCGCTTCAACACTTACTTGACAACAACTGCTGCTGGGCCGCTCGCATGGAGCAGCAGCGCCCTGATTTTTTCAGCCGGCTGGTGGATCAGCAGACGCCCAAATACCTGTGGATAGGTTGCTCGGACAGCCGGGTGCCGGCCAATGAAATCATCGCGCTTGATCCGGGAGAAGTGTTTGTACACCGCAATATTGCAAACGTGGTGGTGCATTCGGACCTCAATGCCCTGTCGGTGATCCAGTACGCCGTGGATCATCTCAAGGTGGAGCACATCATGGTGGTGGGGCATTACGGTTGCGGCGGCGTGCTGGCCGCGCTGCGCGGCACCCGCGTCGGTCTGGCTGACAACTGGCTGCGCCATGTCTATGACGTCAAGCTGCGCCACCGGCAACGCCTGGACCATTTGCCGGTGGCCGAGCAGGAGGACGTGCTGTGCGAGATGAACGTGATCGAGCAGGTGGGCAACGTGGCCATGTCCAACGTGATGCAGGACGCCTGGAGCCGGGGGCAGAAAGTGGAAGTCCACGGCTGGTGCTATGGCCTCAAGGATGGCCTGGTAAAAGACATGGGGGTCAGCATGCGGGGCGCTGATGAAGTGGTGGACGTTTTTCGCGATGCGCTCAAACGCTACCCTCGCGGCTGA